Proteins from a genomic interval of Colias croceus chromosome 2, ilColCroc2.1:
- the LOC123705149 gene encoding zinc finger protein 28-like yields the protein MDNICRICLESLEEKYKVSLTDTFKGLRIFKYINSITNIEIKENDGFPFSMCLKCYDEFETAVNFREKCIQSDNKFREHNSLPKNDYTVCIFKEESNDNELSEHYNSNDEPMIDVKPLLNSNALECDTYECITEFQSSNEDEDLTCNKGNVSKAAETLHLHQAKKKCEVTRFECDDCGEVFKSKFKMAVHWKKVHLPSKQICPNCKKNFKTFESLNRHKSKKTCHRIDEKWMHIEGVGKARVFTCKVCSYTTKISYSMVRHVRNHTNEQHYTCSYCPHSFKKMSSLVFHQDNKHNISSQGQEKCNKCEKIFRDKYQFKQHIARVHENPIIQCPVCKISLRKRGLNRHMIRHAGRKDFTCEVCGWSGYNNYELINHRLRKHSEHRRYT from the coding sequence ATGGATAATATCTGCCGTATCTGCTTAGAATCTTTAGAAGAAAAGTATAAAGTATCACTGACAGATACTTTTAAAGGTctaagaatatttaaatacataaattccataacaaatattgaaataaaagagAATGATGGCTTCCCTTTCTCTATGTGTTTGAAATGTTATGACGAATTTGAGACTGCAGTTAATTTTAGAGAGAAATGTATACAATCTGATAATAAATTCAGAGAACATAACAGCCTGCCAAAAAATGATTATACAGtatgcattttcaaagaagAAAGTAATGACAATGAATTGTCGGAACATTATAATAGTAATGATGAACCAATGATAGATGTAAAACCCTTGCTTAATTCTAATGCCTTAGAATGTGATACTTATGAATGTATTACTGAATTTCAATCATCTAATGAGGATGAGGATTTAACTTGCAACAAGGGTAATGTTTCTAAAGCAGCAGAAACCTTGCACTTGCATCAGGCTAAGAAGAAATGTGAAGTGACTAGATTTGAATGTGACGACTGTGGAGAAGTATTTAAAAGCAAATTTAAAATGGCAGTACATTGGAAAAAAGTGCACTTGCCAAGTAAACAGATTTGTCCAAACTGtaaaaagaatttcaaaacatTTGAATCATTGAACAGGCATAAGTCAAAGAAAACTTGCCATAGAATTGATGAGAAATGGATGCACATAGAAGGCGTTGGAAAAGCTAGAGTATTTACATGTAAGGTATGTTCATATACAACAAAGATATCATACAGTATGGTAAGACATGTCCGCAACCACACTAATGAGCAACACTACACATGCTCATATTGTCCCCATAGTTTTAAGAAAATGTCGTCATTAGTGTTCCACCAGGATAACAAGCATAATATTTCGTCACAAGGACAGGAAAAGTGCAACAAATGTGAGAAAATATTTCGAGACAAGTATCAGTTCAAGCAGCACATAGCCCGTGTTCACGAAAACCCAATAATACAATGTCCTGTATGCAAGATTTCTCTCCGGAAGCGTGGTCTTAATCGCCACATGATTAGGCATGCTGGCCGCAAAGATTTTACGTGCGAAGTTTGTGGTTGGTCAGGTTATAATAACTATGAACTAATAAATCACAGGCTAAGAAAACATTCTGAACATAGGAGATatacttga
- the LOC123705096 gene encoding zinc finger protein 311-like: MDNICRICLESLEEKYKVSLTDTFKGLRIFKYINSITNIEIKENDGFPFSMCLKCYDKFETAVNFREKCIQSDNKLREDYGLPKNDNTVCIFKEESNDNELSEHYNSNDEPMIDVKPLLNSNALECDTYGCITEFPSYNEDEDLTCNKGNVSKAAETLHLHQAKKKCEVTRFECDDCGEVFKSKCKMAVHWKKVHLPSKLICPNCKKNFKTFKSLNRHKSEKTCHRIDEKWMHIEGVGKARVFTCKVCSYTTKISYSMVRHVRKHTNEQHYTCSYCPHSFKKMSSLVFHQDDKHNILSQGQEKCNKCKKIFQDKYQFKKHIASVHEDPIIQCPVCNISLRKRGLNRHMIRHAGRKDYTCEVCDWSGYNKYELTNHRLRKHEDRRYTCKLCPYKTYISESMNSHENRHTSGQLCCNICFVFVKDKDRLLKHQELHMDGKKFQCPYCHLKYFTNKAKRDHVRMKHSETLLSSKGDIGTYSK; the protein is encoded by the coding sequence ATGGATAATATCTGCCGTATCTGCTTAGAATCTTTAGAAGAAAAGTATAAAGTATCACTTACAGATACTTTTAAAGGTctaagaatatttaaatacataaattccataacaaatattgaaataaaagagAATGATGGCTTCCCTTTCTCTATGTGTTTGAAATGTTATGACAAATTTGAGACTGCAGTTAATTTTAGAGAGAAATGTATACAAtctgataataaattaagagAAGATTACGGCCTAccaaaaaatgataatacagtatgcattttcaaagaagAAAGTAATGACAATGAATTGTCGGAACATTATAATAGTAATGATGAACCAATGATAGATGTAAAACCCTTGCTTAATTCTAATGCCTTAGAATGTGATACTTATGGATGTATTACTGAATTTCCATCATATAATGAGGATGAGGATTTAACTTGCAACAAGGGTAATGTTTCAAAAGCAGCAGAAACCTTGCACTTGCATCAGGCTAAGAAGAAATGTGAAGTGACTAGATTTGAATGTGATGACTGTGGAGAAGTATTTAAAAGCAAATGTAAAATGGCAGTACATTGGAAAAAAGTGCACTTGCCAAGTAAACTGATTTGTCCAAACTGTAAaaagaattttaaaacatttaaatcatTGAACAGGCATAAGTCAGAGAAAACTTGCCATAGAATTGATGAGAAATGGATGCACATAGAAGGCGTTGGCAAAGCTAGAGTATTTACATGTAAGGTATGTTCATATACAACAAAGATATCATACAGTATGGTAAGACATGTCCGCAAACACACTAATGAGCAACACTACACATGCTCATATTGTCCCCATAGTTTTAAGAAAATGTCGTCATTAGTGTTCCACCAGGATGACaagcataatattttgtcaCAAGGACAGGAAAAGTGCAACAaatgtaagaaaatatttcaagaCAAGTATCAGTTCAAGAAGCACATAGCCAGTGTTCACGAAGACCCAATAATACAATGTCCTGTATGCAATATTTCTCTCCGGAAGCGTGGACTTAATCGCCACATGATTAGGCATGCTGGCCGCAAAGATTATACGTGCGAAGTTTGCGATTGGTCAGGTTATAATAAGTATGAACTAACAAATCACAGGCTAAGAAAACATGAAGATAGGAGATATACTTGCAAATTGTGTCCATACAAAACTTACATATCTGAATCAATGAATAGCCATGAGAACAGGCATACAAGTGGGCAGTTATGCTGTAACATCTgttttgtatttgtaaaaGATAAAGATAGATTGTTGAAACATCAAGAGCTTCATATGGATGGGAAAAAATTTCAGTGTCCATACTGTCACTTgaaatatttcacaaataaagCTAAAAGGGATCATGTGAGGATGAAGCATTCTGAAACTTTGTTATCCAGTAAGGgagatataggtacctatagcaAGTGA
- the LOC123705090 gene encoding zinc finger protein 528-like: MDNICRICSESLEGKYKVSLTDTFKGLRIFKYINSIANIEIKENDGFPFSMCLKCYDKFETAVNFREKCIQSDNKLREDYGLPKNDNTVCIFKEESNDNELSEHYNSNDEPMIDVKPLLNSNALECDTYGCITEFQSSNEDEDLTCNKCNVSKAAETLHLHQAKKKCEVTRFECDDCGEVFKSKFKMAEHWKKVHLPSKLICPNCKKNFKTFESLNRHKLTKICHRIDEKWMHIEGVGKARVFTCKACSHTTKKSCSMVAHVRNHINEQHYTCSFCPRSFKKMSSLVFHQDNTHNILSQGQEKCNKCEKIFRDKYQFKQHIARVHEDPIIQCPVCKISLRKRGLNRHLSRHAGRKDFKCEVCGWSGYNNGELTIHRFRKHSEDKRYTCKLCPYKTYKSKSMNSHENRHKSGQFCCNICFIFVKDKDRLLKHQELHMDGKIFQCPYCHLKYFTNKAKRRHVKIKHSVTLLPSKGDIGTASENKSCIEIQLDKKILNDFE; encoded by the coding sequence aTGGATAATATCTGCCGTATCTGCTCAGAATCTTTAGAAGGAAAGTATAAAGTATCACTGACAGATACTTTTAAAGGTctaagaatatttaaatacataaattccatagcaaatattgaaataaaagagAATGATGGCTTCCCTTTCTCTATGTGTTTGAAATGTTATGACAAATTTGAGACTGCAGTTAATTTTAGAGAGAAATGTATACAAtctgataataaattaagagAAGATTACGGCCTAccaaaaaatgataatacagtatgcattttcaaagaagAAAGTAATGACAATGAATTGTCGGAACATTATAATAGTAATGATGAACCAATGATAGATGTAAAACCCTTGCTTAATTCTAATGCCTTAGAATGTGATACTTATGGATGTATTACTGAATTTCAATCATCTAATGAGGATGAGGATTTAACTTGCAACAAGTGTAATGTTTCTAAAGCAGCAGAAACCTTGCACTTGCATCAGGCTAAGAAGAAATGTGAAGTGACTAGATTTGAATGTGACGACTGTGGAGAAGTATTTAAAAGCAAATTTAAAATGGCAGAACATTGGAAAAAAGTGCACTTGCCAAGTAAACTGATTTGTCCAAACTGTAAaaagaattttaaaacatttgaatCATTGAACAGGCATAAGTTAACGAAAATTTGCCACAGAATTGATGAGAAATGGATGCACATAGAAGGCGTTGGCAAAGCTAGAGTATTTACATGTAAGGCATGTTCACATACAACAAAGAAATCATGCAGTATGGTAGCACATGTCCGCAACCACATTAATGAGCAACACTACACATGCTCATTTTGTCcccgtagttttaaaaaaatgtcgtCATTAGTGTTCCACCAGGATAACACGCATAATATTTTGTCACAAGGACAGGAAAAGTGCAACAAATGTGAGAAAATATTTCGAGACAAGTATCAGTTCAAGCAGCACATAGCCCGTGTTCACGAAGACCCAATAATACAATGTCCTGTATGCAAGATTTCTCTCCGGAAGCGTGGTCTTAATCGCCACTTGAGTAGGCATGCTGGCCGCAAAGATTTTAAGTGCGAAGTTTGCGGTTGGTCAGGTTATAATAATGGTGAACTAACAATTCACAGGTTCAGAAAACATTCTGAAGATAAGAGATATACTTGCAAATTGTGTCCATACAAAACATACAAATCAAAATCAATGAATAGCCATGAGAACAGGCATAAAAGTGGGCAGTTTTGCTGTAACAtctgttttatatttgtaaaagatAAAGATAGATTGTTGAAACATCAAGAGCTTCATATGGATGGGAAAATATTTCAGTGTCCATACTGTCACTTgaaatatttcacaaataaagCTAAAAGGAGACATGTGAAGATAAAGCATTCTGTAACTTTGTTACCCAGTAAGGGAGATATAGGTACAGCAAGTGAAAATAAGAGTTGTATTGAAATTCAGCTAGACAAGAAAATTCTCAATGATTTTGAGTAA